From one Lolium rigidum isolate FL_2022 chromosome 4, APGP_CSIRO_Lrig_0.1, whole genome shotgun sequence genomic stretch:
- the LOC124648416 gene encoding receptor like protein 29-like → MPATFALLLSLISVAAAAMDPAEREALLRVMEAVSSDRDWRSSSGTDPCASPWPGLECKPDPSSSAAARLMHVTRLDFGVPPNPACKPSAAFPSHAFSSSLPHLQSLFLVDCFTNPSTPTRLALPPAANLSASRLQQLSIRSNPSLSGTLPPQLAALRSLQVLTVAQNPLVRGEVPRGIGELENLIHLDLSYNSLTGPIPARVGELRSLAGLDLSYNSFSGPIPRELGGLAQLQKLDLSSNNLTGAVPPALAGLRSLTFLALSNNGLSGRLPAGLAGLRDLQYLIMENNPMGVPLPPELGAIARLQELRLANSGYSGSIPETFGQLASLTTLSLQNNNLTGRIPAGLSRLKRMYHLNLSKNGLDGAVPFDGAFLRRLGRNLDLSGNPGLCVDDDRAVVKDVGVGSCLGAHGYDDDTSAAVAVVRATTRGDVIRSHGDGPWFALLRPSASVLLCCLLLG, encoded by the coding sequence ATGCCAGCCACCTTCGCCCTCCTCCTGTCCCTCATCTCCGTGGCCGCCGCGGCCATGGACCCCGCCGAGCGTGAAGCCCTGCTGCGCGTCATGGAGGCCGTCTCCTCCGACCGCGActggcgctcctcctccggcACGGACCCCTGCGCCTCCCCCTGGCCCGGCCTCGAGTGCAAGCCggacccctcctcctccgccgccgcgcgcctcatGCACGTCACGCGCCTCGACTTCGGCGTGCCGCCAAACCCGGCCTGCAAGCCCTCCGCCGCCTTCCCCTCCCACGCATTCTCCTCCTCTCTCCCCCACCTCCAGTCCCTCTTCCTCGTCGACTGCTTCACCAACCCCTCCACCCCGACCCGCCTCGCCCTTCCCCCCGCCGCCAACCTCTCCGCCTCCCGCCTGCAGCAGCTCAGCATCCGCTCCAACCCCTCCCTCTCCGGCACGCTCCCGCCGCAGCTCGCAGCCCTCCGCTCTCTCCAGGTGCTCACCGTCGCCCAGAACCCGCTCGTCCGCGGCGAGGTCCCGCGGGGCATCGGCGAGCTCGAGAACCTCATCCACCTCGACCTCAGCTACAACTCCCTCACGGGCCCCATCCCGGCCCGCGTCGGCGAGCTCCGCAGCCTCGCGGGCCTCGACCTCAGCTACAACTCCTTCTCGGGCCCCATCCCGCGCGAGCTCGGCGGGCTCGCGCAGCTCCAGAAGCTCGACCTCAGCTCCAACAACCTCACCGGCGCCGTCCCGCCCGCCCTCGCCGGCCTCAGGTCCCTCACCTTCCTCGCGCTCAGCAACAACGGGCTCAGCGGCCGCCTGCCCGCCGGCCTCGCGGGCCTCCGGGATCTGCAGTACCTCATCATGGAGAACAACCCGATGGGCGTGCCGCTGCCGCCCGAGCTGGGCGCCATCGCGCGCCTGCAGGAGCTCCGCCTCGCCAACTCCGGCTACTCGGGCTCCATTCCGGAGACGTTCGGCCAGCTGGCCAGCCTCACCACGCTGTCTCTGCAGAACAACAACCTCACGGGCAGGATCCCCGCGGGGCTCAGCCGGCTGAAGCGCATGTACCACCTCAACCTCAGCAAGAACGGGCTGGACGGCGCCGTGCCCTTCGACGGCGCCTTCCTCAGGCGCCTCGGCCGCAACCTCGACCTCAGTGGCAACCCGGGCCTGTGCGTCGACGACGACCGGGCCGTCGTCAAGGACGTCGGCGTCGGATCCTGCCTCGGCGCTCACGGATACGACGACGACACCTCCGCTGCCGTGGCCGTCGTCAGAGCGACGACCAGGGGAGATGTCATAAGGAGCCATGGAGACGGCCCCTGGTTCGCCCTGCTCAGGCCATCGGCCTCCGTGCTGCTCTGCTGCCTCTTGCTCGGATGA